A window of Mangifera indica cultivar Alphonso chromosome 11, CATAS_Mindica_2.1, whole genome shotgun sequence contains these coding sequences:
- the LOC123229618 gene encoding pentatricopeptide repeat-containing protein At5g50990-like — protein sequence MAGVADSSYCSLPMSKFSSSSTPEKVTFNLRPCSFVEMVGVYVGCVKYFPTCSFARSFQDNKKYKNLIIAASSSQQTVHVQGDNQVSLEFKRLSRVGEVNAALQVMDKMEKNRVFLGSVDIVELLKCCIDLKLLEAGKRFMSMFCGLSQNPVRLCLINWWRCTVDWPKMAKEKIFVQMKEAGVRPNGSTFDGVIEACMVDLLGRSQKIAEAKEITENMPIEPSSVVRETLEKYTKSGPTERPGELGSFVSPSGLRLSNKKKVKGKSNFKPDEGESREKQGLRKVEVVGKEVREAGYVPDTKYVLHDRSRLRSKREGIDVSQ from the exons ATGGCTGGAGTTGCTGATTCGAGTTACTGTTCTCTCCCCATGTctaaattttcatcttcaaGTACTCCTGAGAAAGTGACATTCAATCTTCGTCCGTGCTCGTTTGTAGAAATGGTTGGTGTGTATGTGGGTTGTGTTAAATATTTTCCCACCTGTTCTTTTGCAAGGAGTTTTCAAGATAACAAGAAgtacaaaaatttaataatagcTGCGAGTTCTTCTCAGCAAACTGTTCATGTTCAAGGAGATAATCAGGTAAGCTTGGAGTTCAAACGTTTATCCAGAGTAGGGGAAGTGAATGCAGCTCTTCAAGTAATGGATAAAATGGAGAAGAACCGAGTTTTCTTGGGTTCCGTCGATATCGTTGAACTGCTGAAGTGTTGTATTGATTTGAAGTTGTTGGAAGCTGGGAAAAGGTTCATGAGTATGTTCTGCGGTCTCAGTCAGAACCCAGTACGGTTGTGTTTAATAAACTGGTGGAGATGTACTGTGGATTGG CCGAAAATGGCGAAGGAAAAGATCTTTGTCCAGATGAAAGAAGCCGGAGTGAGGCCCAATGGGTCTACTTTTGATGGTGTTATTGAGGCTTGT ATGGTTGATCTTCTTGGAAGGTCACAGAAGATTGCTGAGGCTAAAGAGATCACCGAGAACATGCCAATTGAACCAAGCTCTGTGGTGAGGGAGACACTAGAAAAATACACCAAAAGTGGACCTACAGAGCGGCCTGGTGAATTGGGTTCATTTGTATCACCTTCAGGCTTGAGACTTAGCAATAAGAAAAAGGTTAAGGGAAAGTCTAATTTCAAACCAGATGAAGGGGAGTCCAGAGAGAAGCAAGGCCTACGAAAAGTTGAGGTAGTTGGTAAGGAGGTGAGGGAAGCTGGCTATGTGCCAGACACAAAGTATGTACTTCATGATCGATCTCGACTGAGAAGCAAAAGAGAAGGCATTGATGTATCACAGTGA
- the LOC123228630 gene encoding uncharacterized protein LOC123228630, producing MEVQSICLRIPVPQINSSNHRLFAHQIVSPSHVGLKGRNVRLRNTYRSHLLPRLTNKTGGSLLRPLQRGAILCASNSDTEAKLDLSKGGNSDVAVGGYNGVEPFRGKSGSASFYGLNHQLVEEGKLMSAPFHEDKGSLLWILAPVSLILSLILPQFFLLGDAVENIFKYEVLIEIVSSLISESTFYIGLAIFLLVTDHVQRPYLQFSPKRWGLITGLRGYLSSAFFAAGFKVVAPLFAVYVTWPVLGLPALVAVFPFIFGCAVQLAFETYLDKRGSSCWPLIPIIFEVYRLYQLSKAVHYFERLMFSMRDAPSTPKLMERGAAMFGMVVTFQVLGLLCLWSLLTFLLRLFPSRPVAENY from the exons ATGGAAGTGCAGTCAATTTGTCTTCGAATTCCAGTCCCACAAATCAACTCCTCAAATCATCGTCTCTTTGCTCATCAAATT GTCTCTCCAAGCCACGTCGGATTGAAAGGTCGAAATGTTCGTCTTCGAAATACATATAGAT CGCATCTTTTGCCTCGTTTAACGAATAAAACTGGAGGGTCTTTGTTAAGGCCGTTGCAGAGAGGAGCTATATTATGTGCCTCTAATTCTGATACTGAGGCAAAGTTGGACCTTTCTAAGGGCGGAAATTCTGATGTAGCCGTTGGCGGTTACAATGGGGTGGAGCCATTTCGTGGAAAATCAGGTTCTGCTTCGTTTTATGGCTTAAATCACCAGCTAGTGGAAGAAGGGAAGTTGATGTCAGCTCCTTTCCACGAAGACAAGGGTTCTCTCCTCTGGATTTTGGCACCTGTTTCACTCATACTGTCGTTGATCcttcctcaattttttttacttggCGATGCAGTAGAAAATATCTTTAAGTATGAGGTTCTTATAG AAATTGTGTCTTCACTAATTTCTGAGTCTACGTTTTATATTGGTCTTGCAATATTTCTGCTTGTGACTGATCATGTTCAGAGGCCATATTTGCAATTCAGTCCAAAGAGGTGGGGACTTATCACGGGTCTCAGAGGATACTTGTCATCTGCTTTCTTTGCAGCAGGCTTTAAGGTTGTTGCTCCTCTCTTTGCCGTCTATGTGACTTGGCCAGTGCTTGGTCTGCCAGCCTTGGTTGCAGTGTTTCCTTTTATATTTGGCTGTGCTGTTCAACTTGCATTTGAGACATATCTTGACAAGCGTGGGTCATCTTGTTGGCCGCTGATTCCAATTATTTTTGAG GTATATAGGCTATATCAGTTGAGCAAAGCAGTTCATTATTTTGAGAGGTTGATGTTCTCAATGAGAGATGCTCCAAGCACCCCAAAATTGATGGAGAGAGGTGCTGCAATGTTTGGCATGGTAGTGACTTTCCAAGTCCTTGGTTTGCTTTGCCTTTGGTCACTGTTAACATTTCTTCTAAGGCTATTTCCTTCAAGGCCAGTGGCTGAGAACTACTAA
- the LOC123229581 gene encoding allene oxide synthase 1, chloroplastic-like yields the protein MASPCPSFPSLQLNFPCLHKSSSSKPYSRRLLVRPIAASVSEKPSVQASPATQPLIREIPGDYGLPFIGPIKDRLDYFYNLGKEDFFKYKMQKYQSTVFRTNMPPGPCISDHPNAIALLDGKSFPILFDVTKVEKRDLFTGTFMPSTELTGGYRVLSYLDPSEPNHGKLKQLLFFQLKSSRDRIIPEFHSTYTNLFEALEKDLATKAKAKANFSKANDQAAFNFLARSLYGVNPADTKLGNDGPAIIPIWVLFQLSPILTLGLPKLVEELSIHTFRLPPFLVKKNYQRLYDFFYESSGPILDEAERLGISREEACHNLLFATCFNSFGGMRFFFTNMMKWIGRAGVKLHTQLAEEIRSVVRSNGGTVTMAGMEQMPLMKSVVYEAFRIDPPVPFQYGKAKKDMIVSSHDASFEVKEGELLFGYQPFATKDPKIFERAEEFVADRFVGEGEKLLKHVLWSNGPETEKPTLGNKQCAGKDFVVLISRLLVVELFLRYDSLEMEVGKSPLGASVTVTSLKRATF from the coding sequence ATGGCTTCCCCTTGTCCATCTTTTCCTTCTCTGCAACTTAACTTCCCTTGTCTTCATAAATCATCATCGTCGAAACCATATTCACGGCGACTATTGGTTCGCCCGATCGCCGCCTCTGTTTCGGAGAAACCATCTGTCCAGGCATCACCAGCAACTCAACCTTTGATCCGGGAAATCCCGGGAGATTATGGCCTTCCTTTTATCGGTCCAATCAAAGACCGTCTTGACTATTTCTACAACCTTGGTAAAGAAGACTTTTTCAAGTATAAAATGCAGAAGTACCAGTCAACTGTCTTTCGAACCAACATGCCACCTGGTCCTTGCATCTCTGATCATCCCAACGCCATCGCTTTGCTAGACGGTAAGAGCTTTCCGATTCTTTTTGACGTCACTAAAGTTGAAAAGAGAGATCTTTTCACGGGTACTTTCATGCCCTCAACCGAACTCACTGGTGGTTATCGTGTTTTGTCATATCTTGATCCGTCTGAACCGAATCATGGAAAACTAAAACAACTTTTGTTCTTTCAATTAAAGTCTAGCCGAGACAGGATTATCCCAGAGTTTCACTCCACCTACACTAACCTGTTTGAGGCTCTGGAAAAAGATTTGGCCACCAAAGCCAAAGCCAAAGCCAATTTCTCTAAAGCCAATGACCAAGCTGCCTTTAACTTCTTGGCACGATCCCTTTACGGCGTAAACCCGGCTGATACTAAACTCGGCAACGATGGCCCTGCTATTATTCCTATATGGGTTCTCTTTCAACTCAGTCCTATTCTCACTCTTGGCTTACCAAAGCTTGTTGAGGAACTTTCCATCCATACATTTCGTCTTCCTCCCTtcttggttaaaaaaaattaccagaGACTGTACGATTTCTTCTACGAGTCATCAGGTCCCATTCTCGACGAAGCAGAGAGATTGGGCATCTCCAGAGAAGAAGCATGCCACAATCTGTTATTTGCGACGTGCTTTAATTCCTTTGGAGGAATGAGGTTTTTCTTTACCAACATGATGAAATGGATCGGTCGAGCAGGGGTCAAACTCCACACGCAGTTGGCAGAAGAGATCAGATCAGTGGTCAGATCCAACGGCGGAACGGTCACGATGGCCGGGATGGAGCAGATGCCGCTGATGAAGTCCGTCGTGTACGAGGCATTTCGCATCGATCCTCCCGTACCGTTTCAGTACGGAAAAGCCAAAAAAGATATGATTGTTTCAAGCCACGATGCATCGTTTGAAGTGAAAGAAGGAGAACTATTATTCGGGTACCAGCCTTTTGCAACAAAAGACCCGAAAATATTCGAGAGAGCAGAGGAGTTCGTGGCGGACAGGTTTGTCGGCGAAGGCGAGAAATTGCTAAAGCACGTGCTCTGGTCAAACGGACCGGAGACAGAGAAACCCACCTTGGGAAATAAACAGTGTGCTGGGAAAGATTTTGTGGTGCTGATTTCTAGACTTTTGGTGGTTGAATTGTTTCTCCGGTATGATTCGTTAGAGATGGAAGTAGGAAAGTCACCACTGGGTGCGTCTGTGACGGTAACCTCGCTGAAGAGAGCGACCTTCtga
- the LOC123230078 gene encoding protein JINGUBANG-like, with protein MFAEFNGMNTGSSFDSTSPSDPKFFSVTDDDDFHLRQSSASAVQSFYDPGRMSCEGSPMMMSPWNQTTPFQYSPWTQSDDTIPQDGLIGSLQREEGHIYSLAATKNLLYTGSDSKNIRVWKDLKEFCGFKASSGLVKTIVISGDKIFTGHQDGKIRVWKVSPKNQSVHRRAGTLPTLKDILKSSIKPSNYVEVRRRRSSLWIKHSDAVSCMSLDEENGLLYTASWDRTFKVWRLSDSKCLESINAHDDAVNSVVSSTEGMIFTGSADGTVKVWKREHHAKGTKHVLSSTLLKQENAVTALTMDSSKSILYCGSSDGLLNFWERKNYLSHGGVLKGHKLAVLCLLAAGNLVFSGSADKTICVWRRDGNIHTCLSVLTGHTGPVKCLAAEKDHESASRGQRWIVYSGSLDKSVKVWGVSEIAPDMAKTQQNHQMY; from the coding sequence ATGTTTGCTGAATTTAACGGTATGAATACAGGGTCCAGTTTTGACAGCACGTCTCCTTCAGATCCTAAATTTTTTTCAGTCACAGACGATGATGATTTTCATCTCCGTCAAAGCAGTGCTTCCGCTGTTCAATCGTTTTACGACCCCGGTCGGATGAGCTGCGAGGGTTCACCCATGATGATGTCGCCGTGGAACCAGACTACACCCTTTCAATATTCTCCATGGACCCAATCAGATGACACCATTCCGCAGGATGGTCTTATCGGCTCCCTTCAACGGGAAGAAGGTCATATTTACTCCCTGGCTGCAACCAAAAACCTCTTATACACGGGTTCTGATAGCAAGAACATTCGTGTTTGGAAGGATCTTAAAGAATTTTGCGGTTTCAAAGCAAGCAGCGGTCTTGTTAAGACCATAGTCATCTCCGGCGATAAGATTTTCACCGGTCATCAGGATGGTAAAATTCGTGTATGGAAAGTGTCTCCGAAGAACCAAAGTGTGCACAGGCGTGCCGGTACTTTACCAACCTTGAAGGACATATTAAAGAGCTCCATCAAACCAAGCAATTACGTTGAGGTGAGACGTCGTCGTTCTTCCCTCTGGATCAAACACTCTGATGCGGTGTCGTGTATGAGTTTGGATGAAGAAAATGGCCTCTTGTACACAGCCTCATGGGACAGAACCTTCAAAGTATGGAGACTTTCCGATTCAAAATGCCTAGAATCAATCAATGCCCACGACGACGCTGTTAACTCTGTGGTTTCCAGCACTGAAGGCATGATCTTCACCGGTTCAGCTGATGGCACCGTCAAAGTATGGAAAAGAGAACATCATGCTAAAGGAACAAAGCACGTCCTCTCCAGTACATtgttaaaacaagaaaatgctGTAACAGCTTTGACAATGGATTCCTCAAAGTCCATCCTGTATTGCGGGTCCAGCGATGGACTTCTCAACTTCTGGGAACGTAAAAACTATTTATCTCATGGCGGGGTGCTTAAAGGCCACAAACTTGCGGTTCTCTGTTTACTGGCTGCAGGGAATTTGGTGTTCAGCGGATCAGCAGATAAGACGATATGCGTGTGGAGGAGAGACGGCAATATTCACACGTGTCTCTCAGTGCTGACGGGGCACACCGGACCGGTGAAATGCTTGGCAGCTGAAAAGGATCATGAATCAGCGAGTCGAGGCCAACGTTGGATTGTGTACAGTGGGAGTTTGGATAAATCCGTTAAGGTTTGGGGGGTGTCTGAGATAGCTCCAGACATGGCTAAGACGCAGCAAAATCACCAAATGTATTAA